In Clostridium ljungdahlii DSM 13528, the genomic window TGCAAAATCCTCCATCTATTACAAGTAATCTTCCGTTTGCCTTTATAGGACTTTCCCCTTCCTTAGTTTTTACTGGAATATGACCATTTATAATGTGAGAACTTTCAGGTGGCAAATTAAATTCTGCCAGTATATTCTTGCACACATTCTCATCATCCCTATATTGGTAATAATAATTCTTCTTTTCATAGTGTGCTATCTTATCATCAATAAAATATCTTTCAAAAGTTGTCATTCTAACTTTTCCAAACACAGGTGAATCCTCTCCACACCACATATACCACATCATATCCATACCATATTTTTTACTATTAGTATTATTTTTAAAGAAAAAAGCATCTCTCGCTAAACGGTCATACCTATCTAAAAGTTCTCTGCCGCTGTAGCTTATTTTTCCTATTTTCACTTCTCTAAAACTACCATCTTTATTCAATGGAATACACCCGTGGTATAAAAGATTTGAATTATATACCAAGTATATACTCCCTTTACCATATAAGAATTTAATATGTCTTTGAAGTTTCTCACTGTTTACAAAAGAACTAGTCAACTTTTCAATTAACTCTTGTTCCCTATCTGTAAGTTTATATGGGTCATTCCAATCTATAGTAGGAAACTTGCTATCATTTAACTTATAATTATGACCATATATATCTATTTCCCATTTTTCTATATCTATTTTATCAAGTAGAAGTCTATCATCCATCTTAAATTCAGGATGCCTTTTTATTATTTCTGCCTCTAATTTAAATTGCATTATAGCTATAGCCTTGTGCATTTTTGCCAGTAAATTAAGTTCATTTTTACTTATATCCTTGTTTAAAGTCTTAGGAATAAAATTCTTACAAGGATCATCTTTATAGAATTCAAGGGCAAAAGTAGCAAGCGGAAGTAAGTTTATTCCATATCCATCTTCAATAGTATGCAAATTAGCATATCTAAGTGATATTCTGAGCACATTAGCTATACAAGCTTCGCAGCCAGCTGCCGCTCCCATCCAGAGCATATCATGATTTCCCCATTGAATATCCACAGAATGATGTTTCATAAGAGCATCCATTATAATTTCAGCTCCTGGTCCCCTGTCATATATATCCCCAATTATATGAAGTCTGTCTACAACTAACCTCTGTATTACATTTGAAATAGCTATGATGAATTCAGGTGCACGATTTATATCTATTATAGTTTTTATTATACCGTTATAATACGCTTGTTTATCTACCTTATCATCCTGGTCGTGAAGCAGTTCTTCTATTATATATGAAAAATCTGATGGAAGTGCTTTTCTCACTTTAGAGCGAGTATATTTTGAAGATACATTCTTACACAATTCAATTAATTGATATAAACTTATTCTATACCATTCTTCCAAATTGTGTTCTTTTTCCTTAATTAATTCTATTTTTCTCTCAGGGTAATATACAAGGGTTGCCAGTGATGCCTTCTGTTCTTCTCTCAATGAATTTCCAAACACATCATCAATTTTCCTCTTTATTACACCAGATGCATTTCTAAGCATATGGGTAAAGGATTCATATTCTCCATGAATGTCACTTATAAAGTGTTCTGTAGCTTTTGGTAAATTCAATATAGCCTGAAGATTTATAATTTCCGTACTGGCACTAGATATTGTGGGATATTCTCTAGATAATAATTGAAGATATCTTAAATCTTTTTCTATTATATCTAAATTATTCTCATCATAGAAAATCATGGTCATTTTCTCCTTTTTAATATATACAATTTATTTAATTTGTAAAAGCAATAATGATATACTATATAATATATTATAGTATATCATTATTAACATGTATAGTACAAATTGCATATTTAGTATAGCATATAATAACACATTTTCCTATTTAAAACTACTAATATCAAGTTCATTATAGTTTATTAAAAAATTCTTTAAATTATCCATAATCACTTTTATTCCCTCTTTGGAATCCGACTCTATATTCAAACACAATACTGGTTCATGAAGAGAAATCCTAAGAAGGAACCATCCATCTCCATTAAGTTTATTACAATTTACCCTAACTCCTTCATAATTATTAGGTGCTTCATTCCATCCATTGATTTTTTCTACATATTTCTTTAAATCACCCAGTATTCTATATCCATAGTCTTTAAAACTACTGTTTAAAATATCAAATCTAAACTCTAAACTTTCAGGTGAAATTTTTAAACTTTTTATTAAGTCCTCTATACTTTTACCTTGTTTATGAAGTTTAGCCATTTTTACTAGTATTTTAGATATCAAATAAGCTCCATCATCTAAAAAGTAATTTTCTTTAAGTGCTGCATGTCCTGAAGTTTCAATAGCCAAGTAGCATTTTTCACCCTGCTCATTTAGCCTTATTCCCTCATTTATTACGTTTCTATAACCTCTTTTGAATCTATGATGTTTTCCACCTAAATTTTCAATAAATTCACTTAATCCATTTGAAGTTACAGAATCAGTTACTATAGTACTGCCTGGATGCTCTTCTAAAATTATAGAAGATATTAAAGCTATTAGGGAATTCCTATTTATCTCCATGCCTCCAGCATCTACAATAGCTGCCCTATCTACATCTGCATCAAATACTATGCCAAGATCTGCTTTATTTTCAAGTACTGCCTTTCTAATAGAATCCATGGCTTCTTTTGCTTCAGGATTAGGAATATGATTTGGAAATCTTCCATCTGGATTAATAAACTGACTTCCTTCAACTTCTGCACCTAACTTTTTTAAAACTTTACTTGCAAAAAATCCCCCTGCTCCATTGCCTGCATCCACAATAATCTTAAACTTGGAAAGAGGCATTTCGTAATCTTCATTTGA contains:
- a CDS encoding fructose-bisphosphatase class III — protein: MIFYDENNLDIIEKDLRYLQLLSREYPTISSASTEIINLQAILNLPKATEHFISDIHGEYESFTHMLRNASGVIKRKIDDVFGNSLREEQKASLATLVYYPERKIELIKEKEHNLEEWYRISLYQLIELCKNVSSKYTRSKVRKALPSDFSYIIEELLHDQDDKVDKQAYYNGIIKTIIDINRAPEFIIAISNVIQRLVVDRLHIIGDIYDRGPGAEIIMDALMKHHSVDIQWGNHDMLWMGAAAGCEACIANVLRISLRYANLHTIEDGYGINLLPLATFALEFYKDDPCKNFIPKTLNKDISKNELNLLAKMHKAIAIMQFKLEAEIIKRHPEFKMDDRLLLDKIDIEKWEIDIYGHNYKLNDSKFPTIDWNDPYKLTDREQELIEKLTSSFVNSEKLQRHIKFLYGKGSIYLVYNSNLLYHGCIPLNKDGSFREVKIGKISYSGRELLDRYDRLARDAFFFKNNTNSKKYGMDMMWYMWCGEDSPVFGKVRMTTFERYFIDDKIAHYEKKNYYYQYRDDENVCKNILAEFNLPPESSHIINGHIPVKTKEGESPIKANGRLLVIDGGFCKAYQPETGIAGYTLIYNSYGLLLTSHEPFGAIKNAIEEDKDILSSTVILEHVTKRKRVEDTDIGKDLTKQIADLEKLLIAYRKGLIKEDNNQIE
- a CDS encoding phosphoglucomutase, producing the protein MIEELHKLQNGTDIRGIAIENPEKKVNLTAVEVKAIAGGFIKWLKDKKNIRKGKIKIAVGMDSRLSGPEIKEVILNELVNLGCSVYDCGLCTTPAMFMTTVLGNYKCDGSIMITASHLPYYHNGLKFFTENGGCEKEDIKYILDSAVEKDLKYPSYKGEISKVDFIDTYSNLLVEKIRKGINSNEDYEMPLSKFKIIVDAGNGAGGFFASKVLKKLGAEVEGSQFINPDGRFPNHIPNPEAKEAMDSIRKAVLENKADLGIVFDADVDRAAIVDAGGMEINRNSLIALISSIILEEHPGSTIVTDSVTSNGLSEFIENLGGKHHRFKRGYRNVINEGIRLNEQGEKCYLAIETSGHAALKENYFLDDGAYLISKILVKMAKLHKQGKSIEDLIKSLKISPESLEFRFDILNSSFKDYGYRILGDLKKYVEKINGWNEAPNNYEGVRVNCNKLNGDGWFLLRISLHEPVLCLNIESDSKEGIKVIMDNLKNFLINYNELDISSFK